A DNA window from Akkermansiaceae bacterium contains the following coding sequences:
- a CDS encoding tetratricopeptide repeat protein has product MKKLPSWRRSPVAVFLFPIFLFSVLPATAHPDPAHSLAELDKHLAETPDDAMLHLRRAELLLRRNHPDTARPSVVRALALSPDDPEIVLISVRLAHAEGNLPHALVQAEEATRRFPGFPPAWKWLARLRKESGDGNAAIAAKLRHVSFKDAVDPGDFLTAAAWIRERNQEGDSLLALSTLDQAVAVFGPIVALQQAAIPLEISLSRHEQALARVAALVKKYGPSASSSLLRADIHEAVGRHAEAAAACDSAIAMLDASAAGNDDPLTAIREKILARKAENLSKVR; this is encoded by the coding sequence ATGAAGAAGCTCCCATCGTGGCGGCGATCACCGGTCGCCGTCTTCCTCTTCCCTATCTTCCTCTTCTCCGTTCTCCCCGCCACCGCCCATCCTGACCCCGCCCACAGCCTGGCGGAACTGGACAAGCACCTGGCGGAGACACCGGACGACGCCATGCTCCACCTCCGCCGCGCGGAGCTGCTGCTGCGGAGGAACCACCCGGACACCGCCCGCCCGTCCGTGGTCCGCGCGCTCGCCCTTTCCCCGGACGATCCGGAGATTGTCCTGATATCCGTGAGGCTGGCCCATGCGGAAGGCAACCTGCCGCATGCACTGGTCCAGGCGGAGGAAGCAACCCGCCGTTTCCCCGGGTTCCCACCGGCGTGGAAATGGCTCGCCCGCCTGCGGAAGGAAAGCGGCGACGGAAACGCAGCCATCGCAGCGAAGCTCCGCCATGTCTCGTTCAAGGACGCCGTGGACCCCGGCGACTTCCTGACCGCCGCCGCGTGGATCCGGGAGCGGAACCAGGAGGGTGACTCCCTGCTCGCCCTTTCGACACTCGATCAGGCCGTCGCCGTGTTCGGCCCCATCGTCGCGCTCCAGCAGGCGGCCATCCCGCTGGAGATCTCCCTTTCCCGGCACGAGCAGGCGCTCGCCCGCGTGGCCGCCCTGGTGAAGAAATACGGCCCCTCCGCTTCCTCCTCCCTGCTGCGTGCGGACATCCACGAAGCCGTCGGCCGCCACGCGGAGGCGGCGGCGGCCTGTGACTCCGCCATCGCCATGCTGGATGCAAGCGCCGCGGGCAATGATGATCCCCTCACCGCGATCCGGGAAAAAATCCTGGCGAGGAAGGCGGAGAACCTGAGCAAGGTGAGGTAA
- a CDS encoding N-formylglutamate amidohydrolase, translating to MISCLFSCEHATCAVPEAFRETFKGSEEIVTSIKGWDPGALNLAQGFSMKFRTPLVHGDVTRLLIDLNEEGDLRWSNFSGKLPEATRAKLVDRHERPYRLALRSRVTEDLTRNHRVLHVMIHTEEGGPELLLEMVRDGFAREVADGWRNGLSANGVEMRVMKIDGNGLMERLVVNYPEDRYGLLRLKVPQSYFLEGKPLRWETLKKFLLSSLSQVVAGLEE from the coding sequence ATGATCTCTTGTTTGTTCAGTTGCGAACACGCCACCTGTGCCGTGCCGGAGGCGTTCCGCGAGACGTTCAAGGGGTCGGAGGAAATCGTGACCTCGATCAAAGGATGGGATCCGGGGGCGCTGAATCTGGCGCAGGGGTTTTCGATGAAGTTCCGCACGCCTCTGGTCCATGGAGATGTGACGCGGCTGTTGATCGACCTGAACGAGGAGGGGGATCTGCGGTGGAGCAATTTTTCAGGCAAGCTGCCGGAAGCGACCCGGGCGAAGCTGGTGGACCGTCATGAGCGGCCCTACCGGCTGGCGTTGAGATCCCGCGTCACGGAGGATCTGACGCGGAACCACCGGGTGTTGCACGTGATGATCCACACGGAGGAAGGCGGGCCGGAACTGCTGCTGGAGATGGTGCGGGATGGATTTGCCCGTGAGGTGGCGGACGGATGGCGGAACGGGCTGTCCGCGAATGGGGTGGAGATGAGGGTGATGAAAATCGACGGCAACGGGCTGATGGAGCGGCTGGTGGTGAACTATCCGGAGGATCGCTACGGGCTGCTGCGGCTGAAGGTGCCTCAATCGTATTTCCTGGAAGGGAAGCCGCTGCGGTGGGAAACGCTCAAAAAATTCCTGCTGTCCTCACTGTCGCAGGTGGTGGCGGGTCTGGAGGAGTAA
- a CDS encoding N-acetylmuramoyl-L-alanine amidase, which yields MDFPFKPVLTLAVTAFLVSCGAPSGTGSSSGRDHWGHRPGPKGFRTVIIDAGHGGKDPGAVSRHTGQQEKELALDTAKRIKAELGGFRTILMRSGDEFIDLDDRVVRANHHGDAILISVHYNSGPSGIRGPETYYWRVDSHGLAVRLQRAMAGVSPSESGNRGLVRRRLRLTRNPEIPCVLIECGYLSNPAEARLAQSPAYREKLAKAIAGAIKTQAAIGDSGTGPLPPPINAPMSRPTDAPE from the coding sequence ATGGATTTCCCCTTCAAACCCGTCCTGACCCTGGCGGTCACCGCATTTCTCGTCTCCTGCGGCGCGCCTTCCGGCACCGGATCGTCCTCCGGGCGCGACCACTGGGGCCACCGTCCCGGCCCGAAGGGATTCCGCACCGTCATCATCGACGCCGGCCACGGCGGAAAGGACCCAGGGGCAGTCAGCAGGCACACAGGCCAGCAGGAAAAAGAACTGGCCCTGGACACGGCCAAGCGCATCAAGGCGGAACTGGGCGGCTTCCGCACCATCCTCATGCGCTCCGGAGACGAGTTCATCGACCTGGATGACCGGGTCGTCCGCGCCAACCACCATGGGGACGCCATCCTCATCAGCGTCCACTACAACAGCGGACCGTCCGGCATCCGCGGGCCGGAGACTTACTACTGGCGGGTGGACAGCCACGGACTGGCCGTGCGCCTGCAGCGGGCCATGGCCGGCGTCAGCCCGTCGGAATCAGGAAACCGCGGGCTGGTCCGCCGCCGCCTCCGCCTCACCCGGAATCCGGAAATCCCCTGCGTCCTGATCGAGTGCGGCTACCTCAGCAACCCCGCGGAGGCCCGCCTCGCCCAGTCCCCCGCCTACCGCGAAAAGCTCGCCAAGGCCATCGCCGGGGCGATCAAAACCCAGGCCGCCATCGGCGACTCCGGCACCGGCCCCCTGCCGCCACCCATCAACGCCCCGATGAGCCGCCCGACGGACGCGCCGGAGTGA
- the rplM gene encoding 50S ribosomal protein L13 — protein MKTFSAKPHEVERKWYVIDAKGKVLGQVAVEAARLLRGKHKPTFTTHVDTGDFVVVINADQVVLSGTKETSKIYTRFSGYVGGQKVETPAKVRERRPVLLVERAVWGMIPKNRLGRAQYGKLKVYAGESHPHEAQAPVAYAVK, from the coding sequence ATGAAGACGTTTTCCGCCAAGCCGCACGAAGTCGAGCGCAAGTGGTATGTGATCGACGCCAAGGGCAAGGTCCTCGGCCAGGTCGCCGTGGAGGCAGCCCGGCTGCTTCGCGGCAAGCACAAGCCCACTTTCACCACCCACGTTGACACCGGCGATTTCGTCGTCGTCATCAACGCCGATCAGGTCGTCCTGTCCGGAACCAAGGAAACCTCGAAGATCTACACCCGTTTCTCCGGTTACGTCGGTGGCCAGAAGGTCGAAACCCCTGCCAAAGTCCGCGAGCGCCGTCCGGTCCTCCTCGTCGAACGCGCCGTCTGGGGCATGATCCCGAAAAACCGCCTCGGCCGCGCCCAGTATGGCAAGCTCAAGGTCTATGCAGGTGAGTCCCACCCGCACGAAGCCCAGGCTCCGGTCGCCTACGCCGTCAAATAA
- the rpsI gene encoding 30S ribosomal protein S9 — protein sequence MSATATQNATGRRKTAVAHVWLSEGTGQIIINDRSFEEYLPTVELQNAILGPFQHVAAVNKFDLKVVVKGGGIHGQAIAIRHAIARALTKVDPENRKLVKPLGYLTRDPRMKERKKAGQPGARARFQFSKR from the coding sequence ATGTCCGCCACCGCAACTCAAAACGCCACCGGCCGCCGCAAGACCGCCGTGGCCCACGTCTGGCTCTCCGAAGGCACCGGCCAGATCATCATCAACGACCGCTCGTTCGAAGAGTACCTTCCGACCGTCGAGCTGCAGAACGCCATCCTCGGACCGTTCCAGCACGTCGCAGCGGTGAACAAGTTCGACCTCAAGGTCGTCGTCAAAGGCGGCGGCATCCACGGCCAGGCCATCGCCATCCGCCACGCGATCGCCCGCGCCCTCACCAAGGTCGATCCGGAAAACCGCAAGCTCGTCAAGCCCCTCGGCTACCTCACCCGTGACCCTCGTATGAAGGAACGGAAAAAGGCTGGTCAACCGGGCGCACGCGCACGCTTCCAGTTCTCCAAGCGCTGA
- a CDS encoding FtsW/RodA/SpoVE family cell cycle protein — MFRHASILLCLAVAALVALGLVMLASTSAWVRGVDESYMFLRKQTIMVVVGLVLAVVAAFMPGEWMRKLVPWMWIGSLVLLLLCFVPGISVEIYGSKRWIQVPLVGQFQPSELAKIVTVMSLAAWFARWQTEVSTFWRGFVIPGIIVGCPILAIAAETDVGTALSLSVAAGAVLYAIGTRLSFIIPTALGVISLASVYVYNNQNRWSRIEAWLDLENPVHQLDKGMQQWRALLALGNGGPWGVGLGNGVEKFGTLTFAHIDFIFPVIGEELGLPFTLGVIVCYVLIAVAGTAIAVQATNVFNRCLAIGLTAVIVVPAMVNIGVTTAVLPNDGLPLPFVSYGGTSLVFSLAAVGLLVGIHRVSNQAPPSAFPLGKDTRLSVRL, encoded by the coding sequence ATGTTCCGCCACGCCTCCATCCTCCTCTGTCTGGCCGTCGCCGCGCTTGTGGCGCTCGGCCTGGTCATGCTGGCCAGCACCAGCGCCTGGGTGCGGGGTGTGGATGAGTCCTACATGTTCCTGCGCAAGCAGACGATCATGGTGGTGGTCGGCCTGGTGCTCGCCGTGGTGGCGGCATTCATGCCGGGAGAGTGGATGCGGAAACTGGTGCCGTGGATGTGGATCGGCTCCCTGGTGCTGCTGCTGCTCTGCTTCGTGCCGGGCATCAGCGTGGAGATCTACGGCTCGAAGCGCTGGATCCAGGTCCCGCTGGTGGGTCAGTTCCAGCCTTCCGAACTGGCGAAGATCGTCACGGTCATGTCGCTGGCCGCGTGGTTCGCCCGCTGGCAGACGGAAGTGTCCACCTTCTGGCGTGGCTTTGTCATCCCCGGCATCATCGTCGGGTGCCCGATCCTGGCCATCGCGGCGGAAACGGACGTCGGCACGGCGCTTTCCCTCTCCGTCGCTGCGGGTGCGGTCCTCTACGCCATCGGCACCCGGCTGTCCTTCATCATCCCGACGGCGCTCGGCGTGATCTCGCTGGCTTCGGTCTACGTCTACAACAACCAGAACCGCTGGTCGCGGATCGAGGCGTGGCTGGACCTTGAGAATCCCGTGCACCAACTGGACAAGGGGATGCAGCAATGGCGCGCTCTGCTGGCGCTGGGCAACGGCGGCCCGTGGGGCGTGGGCCTCGGCAACGGGGTGGAGAAATTCGGCACGCTGACCTTCGCCCACATCGACTTCATTTTCCCCGTCATCGGTGAGGAGCTGGGCCTGCCGTTCACGCTCGGCGTGATCGTCTGCTACGTCCTCATTGCGGTGGCGGGCACGGCCATCGCCGTGCAGGCGACGAATGTCTTCAACCGCTGCCTGGCCATCGGCCTGACGGCGGTGATCGTGGTTCCCGCGATGGTGAACATCGGCGTGACCACTGCGGTGCTGCCGAACGACGGCCTGCCGCTGCCCTTCGTGAGCTACGGCGGGACGAGCCTGGTGTTCAGCCTTGCGGCGGTGGGGTTGCTGGTGGGCATCCACCGCGTCTCCAACCAAGCTCCACCGAGCGCCTTCCCGCTGGGCAAGGATACCCGGCTTTCCGTGAGGCTGTGA
- a CDS encoding LysM peptidoglycan-binding domain-containing protein, whose amino-acid sequence MKPHTLPVKRTPASKGIFRRLSAVTRSRKQRAATAAADDMFEHEDHSSKISRALTIIFLIHIVVIGLIFFHQKFLDKGAPATEAVVKKAVVAAPARELPKLSDGGQVHRVKVGDNYDKIAAEYEVDVADLRAANNHVDIVPSLLMKIPPRKVVAMTPPEVQAITNPETIQDTGLVEAVPVETAGAPRAQLVRPAGGAPAARQTVAATPPVRTSGASGQKYVVKAGDNIWRISNKFKVDQNALMKANGITDPKKLKLGMTLTIP is encoded by the coding sequence ATGAAACCTCACACCCTTCCAGTCAAACGCACTCCTGCCAGCAAGGGCATCTTCCGGCGTCTGAGCGCCGTCACCCGCAGCCGCAAACAACGCGCCGCGACCGCGGCCGCGGACGACATGTTCGAGCATGAGGACCACAGCTCGAAGATCTCCCGCGCGCTCACCATCATCTTCCTGATCCACATCGTGGTCATCGGGCTGATCTTCTTCCACCAGAAGTTCCTCGACAAGGGGGCACCCGCGACGGAAGCGGTGGTGAAGAAAGCCGTGGTGGCGGCTCCGGCCCGGGAACTGCCCAAGCTGTCCGACGGCGGTCAGGTCCACCGCGTGAAGGTGGGCGACAACTACGACAAGATCGCCGCGGAATATGAGGTGGATGTCGCGGATCTCCGCGCCGCGAACAACCACGTGGATATCGTCCCCAGCCTCTTGATGAAAATCCCTCCCCGCAAGGTGGTGGCCATGACACCGCCCGAGGTGCAGGCGATCACGAACCCGGAGACGATCCAGGACACCGGTCTGGTGGAAGCCGTGCCGGTTGAAACGGCGGGCGCGCCGCGCGCCCAGCTCGTCCGCCCGGCGGGTGGAGCACCCGCTGCACGGCAGACGGTCGCCGCCACCCCTCCGGTGAGGACTTCCGGTGCCTCCGGCCAGAAGTACGTGGTGAAGGCCGGCGACAACATCTGGCGCATCTCGAACAAGTTCAAGGTGGACCAGAACGCCCTCATGAAAGCCAACGGCATCACCGATCCCAAGAAGCTGAAACTGGGCATGACCCTCACGATCCCCTGA
- the murD gene encoding UDP-N-acetylmuramoyl-L-alanine--D-glutamate ligase: MSLSGKHVAILGAGRSGRAAAALALREGARVSVWDTAGAAAFSGMPEGVEIHPEATEEKGRAVVSDLLVVSPGIDTYGSYVAAFSANSGEVIGEVELAARYFTGRIIAITGTNGKTTTTELVARILAHAGLDGVACGNYGVPFAEVILTAKPPAVVSLELSSFQLETIRTLHPVVSIWLNFAPDHMDRYPTVEAYRAAKLRIFENQMPEDTAVVRTGEDLPAISPRIVSFSTTEPGTEWFSDGREITFKGEVVVNLDRDTALRGLHNAENTMAAFAACAALGIPLHVMREALHGYAPPPHRCELIRTLDGVEYLNDSKATNLHALESALRSQTRPVILIAGGKEKGLDYTPVLPLLKEKALAAVTFGQIARPLADLFSQVVPCQSVVTLADAVQAARELAPHGSTILLSPGTSSFDQFTGYEQRGNAFRDLVHQLH, from the coding sequence ATGAGTCTCTCCGGAAAACATGTCGCCATCCTCGGTGCCGGCCGCAGCGGCCGCGCTGCCGCCGCGCTCGCATTGCGCGAGGGCGCACGGGTGAGCGTGTGGGACACGGCGGGGGCGGCGGCTTTCTCCGGCATGCCGGAGGGCGTGGAGATCCACCCGGAAGCGACGGAGGAAAAAGGCCGTGCGGTCGTTTCCGATCTGCTGGTCGTCAGTCCGGGAATCGACACCTATGGCAGCTACGTCGCCGCGTTTTCCGCCAACAGCGGTGAGGTGATCGGCGAGGTGGAACTGGCGGCCAGGTATTTCACCGGACGCATCATCGCGATCACCGGGACCAACGGAAAGACCACGACCACGGAACTGGTGGCCCGCATCCTGGCGCATGCCGGTCTGGATGGCGTGGCCTGCGGCAACTACGGCGTGCCATTCGCGGAGGTCATCCTCACGGCGAAGCCGCCTGCGGTGGTTTCCCTGGAACTGAGTTCGTTCCAACTGGAGACGATCCGCACGCTGCATCCGGTGGTGTCCATCTGGCTGAACTTCGCGCCGGACCACATGGACCGCTACCCGACGGTGGAGGCCTACCGTGCTGCCAAGCTGAGGATTTTCGAGAACCAGATGCCGGAGGACACCGCGGTGGTCCGCACGGGGGAGGATCTGCCCGCCATCTCCCCACGCATCGTCAGTTTTTCCACGACGGAGCCGGGGACGGAATGGTTCTCCGATGGGCGCGAGATCACCTTCAAAGGGGAGGTCGTGGTGAACCTCGACAGGGACACCGCGCTGCGCGGCCTCCACAATGCGGAGAACACGATGGCCGCCTTCGCCGCATGCGCCGCGCTGGGTATCCCCCTGCATGTGATGCGTGAGGCCCTCCATGGCTACGCGCCGCCGCCCCACCGCTGCGAGCTGATCCGGACGCTGGATGGCGTGGAGTATCTCAACGACTCCAAGGCGACGAACCTCCACGCGCTGGAAAGCGCGCTGCGTTCCCAGACCCGGCCGGTGATCCTCATCGCGGGTGGCAAGGAAAAGGGCCTGGACTACACGCCGGTGCTGCCGCTTCTGAAAGAAAAGGCGCTGGCGGCCGTTACCTTTGGCCAGATCGCGCGTCCTTTGGCGGATCTTTTCTCACAGGTGGTTCCGTGCCAGTCCGTCGTCACCCTGGCGGATGCGGTCCAGGCGGCGAGGGAACTCGCCCCCCATGGCTCCACCATCCTGCTTTCACCGGGCACATCATCGTTCGACCAGTTCACTGGCTACGAACAACGCGGCAACGCATTCAGGGACTTGGTCCACCAGCTTCATTGA
- the mraY gene encoding phospho-N-acetylmuramoyl-pentapeptide-transferase, whose protein sequence is MLPAIYDFWYQAFEAERASGQQGWAYTFSFLNLFQYVTFRAACAGILSFLLSIIFGPRVIRKLISMKLGQPIRNAAEVHRLAELHGGKIGTPTMGGVLILGSVLIATFICARPFNPFVAVCACTMAACGLLGFCDDYKKVKEKKSDGLSSRQKLFWQLVIALVAATFIFFKPEISGFGATAEQLANGQAGYYLGKAKETGSIAPIGIGSISFPLIKEPIIDIGWLIIPFFAFVIIGCSNAVNLTDGLDGLATGCTISVALSYAVLAYLAGHFYMAAEYLVIPHNRYISELAVFLVGLVGAGFGFLWFNCHPAKVFMGDTGSLAIGGALGTAAICTKQELLLIIIGGVFVMEAMSVILQVGSFKLRKKRIFRMSPIHHHFELLGWHESQVIIRFWIISIMLALFGLALLKIA, encoded by the coding sequence ATGCTCCCCGCAATCTACGATTTCTGGTACCAGGCCTTTGAAGCCGAGCGCGCCTCCGGCCAACAGGGCTGGGCGTACACCTTCTCATTCCTGAACCTTTTCCAATACGTGACCTTCCGCGCGGCCTGCGCTGGAATACTTTCGTTCCTGCTTTCCATCATCTTTGGCCCGCGGGTGATCCGGAAGCTGATCTCGATGAAACTGGGCCAACCGATCCGCAATGCGGCGGAGGTCCACAGGCTCGCGGAACTGCACGGTGGAAAGATCGGCACGCCGACGATGGGCGGCGTGCTCATCCTGGGCAGCGTGCTCATCGCCACCTTTATTTGCGCCCGTCCGTTCAATCCCTTCGTCGCGGTCTGCGCGTGCACCATGGCGGCCTGCGGCCTGCTGGGTTTCTGTGACGACTACAAGAAGGTGAAGGAGAAGAAGTCCGACGGCCTGAGCAGCCGGCAGAAACTGTTCTGGCAGCTCGTCATCGCGCTTGTCGCGGCGACGTTCATCTTCTTCAAGCCGGAGATCTCCGGCTTTGGTGCCACCGCGGAGCAACTCGCCAATGGCCAGGCAGGCTACTACCTGGGCAAGGCAAAGGAGACCGGTAGTATCGCCCCCATCGGGATTGGCTCGATCTCCTTCCCATTGATCAAGGAGCCGATCATCGACATCGGCTGGCTGATCATTCCGTTCTTCGCCTTCGTCATCATCGGTTGCTCGAACGCCGTCAACCTGACGGACGGTCTGGATGGCCTGGCCACCGGCTGCACCATCTCCGTGGCGCTGTCCTACGCGGTGCTGGCCTACCTCGCCGGGCACTTCTATATGGCGGCGGAGTATCTCGTCATCCCTCACAACCGCTACATCAGCGAGCTGGCGGTGTTCCTCGTCGGACTGGTCGGCGCGGGCTTCGGGTTCCTGTGGTTCAACTGCCACCCGGCGAAGGTTTTCATGGGTGACACCGGTTCGCTCGCCATCGGCGGCGCGCTCGGCACCGCGGCCATCTGTACGAAGCAGGAGCTGCTGCTCATCATCATCGGCGGCGTGTTCGTGATGGAGGCCATGTCCGTGATCCTGCAGGTGGGCAGCTTCAAGCTCCGCAAGAAGCGCATCTTCAGGATGTCGCCCATCCACCACCATTTCGAACTGCTGGGCTGGCATGAAAGCCAGGTGATCATCCGCTTCTGGATCATCTCCATCATGCTCGCGCTGTTCGGTCTCGCCCTTCTCAAGATCGCCTGA
- the murF gene encoding UDP-N-acetylmuramoyl-tripeptide--D-alanyl-D-alanine ligase, translating to MKPLTASEIARILGTQVAAGDPAALASAGVSTDTRKLKPGAAFFALRGENFDGDRFAEQALRDGASVAVVHAWSGEVPAGCAVIEVKDTLLALQILAHWWRKQLDIPVVAITGSNGKTSTKDFTKAVLSQGFNVSATVGNLNNHIGVPLTVLSTTEEHTAAVWEMGMNHSGEIAPLCEIARPKYGIITNIGTAHIEYLGSREAIAEEKGTLARALPADGKLFLPACCDFNDYFRQRTRATIIPVGNGRGQVRAEDLHFDADGTRFSLVIHGLEPVPVSLPVPGRHMVTNALLAAGVGWKLGLTAQEIAAGLSGAVLTGGRLRSYDYGGIKVIDDTYNANPESMAAAIDTLADTPVTNGARRIIVLGRMGELGPHAPAAHLKTGELAASKRLTVIAVGQGAEGIAAGAGDAPHFQDLAEAADWLSREAKPGDAVLFKGSRSATVEKVMNAAFPRNN from the coding sequence ATGAAACCCCTGACCGCCAGCGAGATTGCGCGGATCCTCGGCACCCAGGTTGCCGCGGGAGATCCTGCCGCGCTCGCATCGGCCGGTGTTTCGACGGACACCCGCAAGCTGAAGCCGGGGGCCGCTTTCTTCGCACTGAGGGGGGAGAACTTCGACGGCGACCGGTTCGCGGAGCAGGCGCTGCGGGACGGTGCGTCCGTGGCCGTGGTCCATGCGTGGAGCGGTGAGGTGCCCGCCGGTTGTGCCGTCATCGAGGTGAAGGACACCCTGCTCGCGCTGCAGATCCTCGCCCACTGGTGGAGGAAGCAACTCGACATCCCGGTGGTGGCCATCACCGGCTCCAACGGCAAGACCAGCACGAAGGATTTCACCAAAGCCGTCCTTTCCCAGGGCTTCAACGTCTCCGCTACGGTGGGGAACCTGAACAATCACATCGGCGTGCCGCTGACGGTGCTCTCCACCACGGAGGAACACACCGCCGCCGTGTGGGAGATGGGCATGAACCACTCCGGGGAGATCGCCCCGCTGTGTGAGATCGCCCGGCCGAAGTACGGCATCATCACCAACATCGGCACGGCCCACATCGAGTATCTCGGTTCCCGTGAAGCCATCGCGGAAGAGAAGGGGACGCTGGCGCGGGCGCTGCCAGCGGACGGGAAGCTGTTCCTGCCCGCGTGCTGTGATTTCAATGACTACTTCCGCCAGCGCACGCGCGCGACCATCATCCCGGTGGGGAATGGCCGCGGCCAGGTGCGTGCGGAGGATCTGCACTTCGACGCGGACGGCACGCGCTTCTCATTGGTGATCCATGGACTGGAACCTGTGCCGGTTTCCCTGCCGGTGCCGGGCCGCCACATGGTGACCAACGCGCTGCTCGCCGCCGGTGTGGGCTGGAAGCTGGGCCTCACAGCGCAGGAGATCGCCGCCGGTCTTTCCGGAGCGGTGCTGACCGGAGGCCGCCTGCGCAGCTATGACTACGGGGGCATCAAGGTCATCGACGACACCTACAACGCGAACCCGGAATCCATGGCCGCGGCCATCGATACACTGGCGGACACCCCCGTGACGAACGGAGCGCGCCGCATCATCGTCCTCGGCCGGATGGGCGAGCTTGGTCCGCACGCGCCCGCCGCGCACCTGAAGACCGGCGAACTGGCCGCTTCGAAAAGACTCACCGTCATCGCCGTCGGCCAGGGTGCCGAGGGCATCGCCGCCGGAGCGGGGGATGCCCCGCATTTCCAGGATCTGGCGGAGGCCGCCGACTGGCTGTCGCGCGAGGCAAAGCCCGGCGACGCCGTGCTCTTCAAGGGCAGCCGCTCCGCCACCGTCGAGAAGGTGATGAACGCCGCATTTCCCCGTAACAACTGA
- a CDS encoding UDP-N-acetylmuramoyl-L-alanyl-D-glutamate--2,6-diaminopimelate ligase yields MILRDLISCLSKVTPTGSLDVEIQSITASSREIRPGVLFAAIRGTTTDGHQFIPAAIEGGAAAILSEAAPPADYAGPATWLHVPNSRKAVAAIASEFSGHPWKDFALAGVTGTNGKTTTTFLIHHIMKTVWHRAGLLGTIVTDDGEKVETAKHTTPGSIELSGLFSRMRDNGCRGVAMEVSSHGIHQSRVGSVGFDAAVFTNLTQDHLDYHGTLDAYFEAKQRWFLDLAADPLGKKPVAVVNFDDAYGAELVESLEGKLPVIRFGFGVHCDFRANNLRQSAKGMEFELTAKGKSYLVRTPLIGRFNAYNLLAAIAAASACGIRPREAIAALAESPQVPGRMEYVGNAGGATVFVDYAHTPDALENACRTIKELNPRHLITVFGCGGDRDKKKRPLMAEAAALHSDALIITSDNPRSEDPLAIIKDIEAGVGGKTHRSIPDRAEAIAFAVQASRSGDIILIAGKGHEPYQQFADKTIDFDDRKHASKALRDRAQSIADQR; encoded by the coding sequence ATGATCCTCCGCGACCTCATTTCCTGCCTTTCCAAAGTGACCCCGACCGGGTCGCTCGACGTGGAGATCCAGTCCATCACCGCATCCTCCCGGGAGATCCGGCCCGGCGTCCTGTTCGCGGCGATCCGTGGCACGACGACCGATGGCCACCAGTTCATCCCGGCCGCCATCGAAGGCGGTGCGGCGGCGATCCTTTCGGAGGCCGCTCCTCCCGCGGACTACGCGGGTCCGGCCACCTGGCTGCATGTGCCCAACAGCCGGAAGGCGGTGGCCGCCATCGCCTCGGAGTTCTCCGGACATCCCTGGAAGGACTTCGCCCTTGCCGGTGTGACCGGCACGAATGGCAAGACCACGACCACCTTCCTCATCCACCACATCATGAAGACCGTCTGGCACCGTGCGGGCCTGCTCGGCACCATCGTGACGGATGACGGAGAGAAAGTGGAAACGGCGAAGCACACCACGCCCGGTTCGATCGAGCTTTCCGGGCTGTTCTCCCGCATGCGGGACAACGGCTGCCGTGGCGTCGCGATGGAGGTTTCCTCGCATGGCATCCACCAGAGCCGGGTCGGCAGTGTCGGATTCGACGCCGCGGTTTTCACGAATCTCACGCAGGATCATCTGGACTACCACGGCACGCTGGACGCCTATTTCGAGGCGAAGCAGCGGTGGTTCCTGGATCTGGCCGCGGACCCTCTCGGCAAGAAGCCGGTGGCGGTGGTGAATTTCGATGACGCGTACGGCGCGGAGCTGGTGGAGAGCCTGGAGGGCAAGCTGCCGGTCATCCGCTTCGGCTTCGGCGTCCATTGTGACTTCCGTGCGAACAACCTCCGCCAGAGCGCGAAGGGCATGGAGTTCGAGCTGACGGCGAAGGGGAAATCCTACCTCGTCCGCACGCCGCTCATCGGCCGGTTCAACGCCTACAATCTCCTCGCCGCCATCGCCGCGGCCAGCGCCTGTGGCATCCGCCCGCGTGAGGCCATCGCCGCGCTCGCGGAGTCCCCGCAGGTTCCGGGCCGCATGGAGTATGTCGGAAACGCGGGCGGGGCCACCGTCTTCGTGGACTACGCCCACACGCCGGACGCGCTGGAAAACGCCTGCCGCACCATCAAGGAGCTGAACCCGCGCCACCTCATCACCGTCTTCGGCTGCGGCGGGGACCGGGACAAGAAGAAGCGCCCGCTGATGGCGGAGGCCGCCGCGCTCCACAGCGACGCACTCATCATCACCTCGGACAATCCGCGTTCGGAAGATCCGCTCGCCATCATCAAGGACATCGAGGCCGGTGTCGGGGGCAAGACGCACCGCAGCATCCCGGACCGCGCGGAGGCCATCGCCTTCGCCGTCCAGGCCTCCCGCTCCGGCGACATCATCCTCATCGCGGGCAAGGGCCACGAGCCCTACCAGCAGTTCGCCGACAAGACGATCGACTTCGACGACCGCAAGCACGCCTCCAAGGCGTTGCGCGACCGCGCCCAATCCATCGCAGACCAACGATGA